From a region of the Rhipicephalus microplus isolate Deutch F79 chromosome X, USDA_Rmic, whole genome shotgun sequence genome:
- the LOC119161678 gene encoding uncharacterized protein LOC119161678: protein MSSGDIGAASTAQLGRGTRNMDESSQDYQIILPRLPSNDSTLHTVFLHADIKARPYRVEDFRDALIRLALLPEVAALGAYQMNHVWAITFKDEEGKKRILAAGDIVVKNQRCITIDPNHQDTKLKIHWLLFNVPDDEVRAALAPYGKVNEIVRERWRVYGCTDKGSSTRVVSIRLKAGLTVDDLPHQLRIAGDLTLVVVAGRAPLCLRCRGTGHIRRDCRAPRCTVCRRFGHNESGCMRTYASVAGPAGGEELSEHHMDEAEAEELIGARREEPKPKLTPLTPRPTGAETTLNKDKGSTKDVQSTRNTQDITALAAQEEMSENMDTSNTCKRPREDAEGEKAATMKEVEQPPAKAMNVRRRPAPNILSERRIAENLPPTQVQQTQPPQQQPVPNQQTLHQRLTDHQQKGPSAGPPSDQKPP from the coding sequence ATGAGCTCCGGCGATATCGGAGCGGCATCAACGGCCCAGCTCGGTCGTGGTACCAGGAACATGGACGAATCGTCACAGGATTATCAGATTATTTTGCCCCGACTGCCATCAAACGATTCAACGCTGCATACTGTCTTTTTGCACGCCGATATCAAGGCGCGGCCGTATCGCGTTGAGGATTTCAGGGACGCTCTTATTCGTTTGGCTTTGCTTCCCGAGGTTGCTGCCTTGGGGGCGTACCAAATGAATCATGTTTGGGCCATCACTTTCAAGGACGAGGAGGGCAAGAAGAGAATACTCGCTGCTGGGGACATTGTGGTGAAGAACCAGCGCTGTATCACTATCGACCCTAACCACCAGGATACGAAGCTGAAGATACACTGGCTATTGTTTAACGTTCCTGACGACGAGGTGAGGGCAGCGTTGGCTCCTTATGGCAAGGTGAACGAAATAGTGCGAGAGCGCTGGCGCGTGTATGGATGCACGGACAAAGGCTCTTCGACGCGAGTGGTGAGCATCAGGCTTAAAGCTGGCCTCACGGTGGATGACCTCCCACATCAGTTGCGGATTGCCGGAGACCTCACGCTAGTTGTCGTCGCGGGAAGAGCACCGCTATGCCTGCGTTGCCGCGGAACAGGTCATATTAGGAGGGATTGCCGAGCCCCACGTTGTACAGTGTGTCGGCGTTTTGGGCATAATGAGAGCGGCTGTATGAGAACATATGCAAGTGTAGCAGGGCCCGCGGGGGGCGAAGAACTTTCCGAGCATCACATGGACGAGGCTGAAGCAGAAGAGCTGATAGGGGCGCGTCGGGAGGAACCGAAACCCAAGTTGACGCCCCTTACGCCACGCCCCACAGGTGCTGAGACGACGCTTAACAAAGACAAGGGTTCTACAAAAGACGTGCAATCCACGAGGAACACACAAGATATAACGGCGCTTGCAGCACAGGAAGAAATGTCGGAAAACATGGACACGTCAAATACATGTAAAAGGCCCAGGGAAGACGCGGAAGGCGAGAAGGCTGCTACAATGAAAGAAGTGGAACAACCACCGGCCAAGGCGATGAACGTGCGCCGTAGACCGGCACCTAACATCCTCAGCGAACGTCGAATAGCCGAGAACCTCCCACCAACCCAGGTGCAACAGACACAACCGCCGCAGCAGCAACCAGTGCCGAATCAGCAGACATTGCATCAGCGACTGACAGATCATCAACAGAAGGGGCCTTCAGCggggcccccttcagatcaaaagCCCCCGTAA